The following proteins are co-located in the Gloeocapsa sp. PCC 7428 genome:
- a CDS encoding CopG family transcriptional regulator, whose protein sequence is MNTLKIQLPDSLDQSLEQLAAQDGISIEQFVALAVAEKISALTTKSYLQERGKRGDQARYKAILAKVPDVEPELHDKLPSL, encoded by the coding sequence ATGAACACGCTAAAGATCCAATTACCCGATTCACTGGATCAAAGTTTAGAGCAACTTGCAGCGCAGGATGGAATCTCGATTGAGCAATTTGTTGCTTTGGCAGTTGCCGAGAAAATTTCTGCACTAACGACTAAAAGCTATCTGCAAGAGCGAGGAAAGCGAGGCGATCAGGCAAGATACAAGGCTATTTTGGCGAAAGTACCAGATGTTGAGCCAGAGTTACATGATAAGTTGCCATCACTGTAG
- a CDS encoding GNAT family N-acetyltransferase has product MNTITYRLPQIGDEHQISGCMWASAVLWELTDGTPESVAEWKKLCNPEELKDRILSGEKTLVATWNEIVVGFIAFKRGNHLSLLFVRREFSGQGIGRELFTRCNYDLDEVTVNAAEEAVGFYQKVGFIQSGDRFFKHGIWGTPMKWINLSHEVME; this is encoded by the coding sequence ATGAACACAATTACCTACAGACTACCGCAGATTGGAGACGAGCATCAAATTAGTGGTTGCATGTGGGCTTCTGCGGTTCTATGGGAATTGACTGATGGTACACCAGAAAGCGTTGCCGAATGGAAAAAGCTGTGTAACCCAGAAGAATTAAAAGACAGAATCTTAAGTGGTGAGAAAACGCTAGTTGCAACGTGGAATGAAATCGTTGTTGGATTTATTGCCTTTAAGAGGGGCAATCATTTGTCATTGCTGTTTGTCCGAAGAGAATTTTCTGGGCAAGGAATCGGTCGAGAACTTTTCACCCGATGCAACTATGATTTGGATGAAGTCACTGTTAACGCCGCAGAAGAAGCAGTTGGCTTTTACCAGAAAGTAGGGTTTATACAAAGCGGCGATCGCTTTTTCAAACATGGAATATGGGGAACACCCATGAAGTGGATCAACCTTTCACACGAAGTCATGGAATAA
- a CDS encoding site-specific DNA-methyltransferase yields the protein MALPTPLYTTDYGVAYVGDSLELLDRLESDSIDLVITSPPFALQRKKTYGNVEQEDYVNWLFEFCKKVYRVLKSTGSFVLDLGGAYQSKRPVRSLYNYRILIKLCDELEFRLAEEFFWFNPAKLPSPIEWVNKRKIRAKDSVNTVWWLSKTDNPKANVSNVLVPYSDRMKKLQAEPQKYYKPKERPSGHDIGKNFATDNGGAIPSNLLEIPNTESNSSYIQLCKSISIPPHPARFPQKLPMFFIKFLTEPGDKVLDIFAGSNTTGFVAEQLQRNWIAFEKDLTYLASSSFRFLDKSQNPKDTLTLYEQLLYQHDSIYLTTSKQLALKL from the coding sequence ATGGCTCTTCCGACTCCTCTATACACTACAGACTACGGTGTAGCTTATGTTGGTGATTCCCTTGAACTGCTAGATCGACTTGAATCTGATTCAATTGACTTGGTAATCACTTCACCACCTTTTGCTCTACAACGTAAAAAGACTTATGGAAATGTAGAACAGGAAGATTACGTTAATTGGTTATTTGAGTTTTGCAAAAAAGTTTATCGAGTTCTTAAATCAACTGGTAGCTTCGTACTAGATTTAGGTGGTGCTTATCAAAGCAAACGCCCAGTTCGCTCTCTCTACAACTATAGAATTTTAATTAAACTTTGTGATGAATTAGAATTTAGGCTTGCTGAAGAATTCTTTTGGTTCAACCCAGCAAAACTACCCTCACCAATTGAATGGGTTAATAAGCGAAAAATTCGAGCAAAGGACTCTGTAAATACCGTATGGTGGCTTTCAAAAACTGACAATCCTAAAGCTAATGTAAGCAATGTTTTAGTGCCTTACTCTGACCGAATGAAGAAGTTACAAGCAGAGCCTCAAAAATACTATAAACCAAAAGAAAGACCTTCAGGTCATGATATTGGTAAAAACTTTGCCACTGATAACGGTGGTGCTATCCCATCAAATTTGTTGGAAATTCCAAATACTGAAAGTAACTCAAGCTACATTCAATTATGTAAATCTATTTCCATACCTCCTCATCCTGCAAGGTTTCCGCAAAAGTTACCAATGTTCTTTATTAAATTCTTGACTGAACCAGGTGATAAAGTTTTAGACATCTTTGCAGGCTCAAACACTACAGGTTTTGTAGCTGAACAATTACAAAGAAACTGGATAGCTTTTGAAAAAGATTTAACCTATTTGGCTTCTTCATCTTTTCGTTTTCTAGATAAATCTCAAAACCCAAAGGATACTCTTACTCTTTATGAACAGCTTCTTTATCAACACGACTCTATTTATCTTACTACCTCAAAGCAATTAGCTCTAAAATTGTGA
- the mrdA gene encoding penicillin-binding protein 2, producing MAFFQPQFTGKNNAARTVGRDRQSLAIVLSITIILFGGIGSRLAYLQLIEGAQLRQLADSNRIRLIPKQPERGNIFDRNGKILASSRLSHAVYIWPQAPKKATWQTTRTRLAKILNIPETEIQQRLDKAGDNSPTLVRIARDLNPAQITALAEYRNELRDVEVYIEAVRNYPNQEIAAHVLGYTGEMNDEELAKKRSEGYRLGDVIGKMGVESAFEQQLRGEWGGQQVEVDGAGRILRLLGEKPAKPGRDVHLTIDLNVQKAAEAALGQRQGAIVALDPNNGEVLAMVSRPAFDPNIFSKRVTPEIWQQLQSKQHPFVNRALQSFPPASTFKVITTTAGIESGKFAPNATLPTYGCMNIGGTTFCDWNRAGFGRLGFVGALAWSSNTFFYQIGREIGGATLIDWTRRYGFGKKTGIELASEESAGLVADDSWKQKNLNLPWSVGDTVNMSIGQGFLQVTPLQLAVMFAVPANGGDRVQPHLLKDNEVSKWRESLNLKPETVRVLRQGLRQVISGGTGQVLNVPTLPPVAGKSGTAQTFRKQAHAWFGAYAPADKPEIVVVAFAEHSGGGGGKVAAPMVLKVLEAYFKK from the coding sequence ATGGCTTTCTTCCAGCCTCAATTTACTGGAAAAAATAATGCTGCACGGACTGTAGGACGCGATCGCCAATCACTAGCGATCGTGTTGAGTATCACTATAATCTTATTCGGCGGTATAGGTAGCCGTTTAGCATATTTGCAGTTAATTGAAGGGGCGCAACTGCGACAGCTAGCAGATAGTAACCGAATACGGTTAATTCCGAAACAACCCGAACGGGGCAACATTTTTGACCGTAATGGCAAAATTTTAGCAAGTAGTCGTCTATCTCATGCGGTCTATATTTGGCCGCAAGCGCCTAAAAAAGCAACTTGGCAAACTACGCGAACTCGTCTAGCAAAGATTCTCAACATCCCAGAAACCGAAATTCAACAGCGATTAGACAAAGCTGGAGATAATTCACCTACATTAGTACGAATTGCGCGCGACCTTAATCCGGCTCAAATTACCGCTTTAGCTGAATATCGCAACGAACTACGCGACGTTGAAGTATATATCGAAGCTGTACGCAATTATCCCAACCAAGAAATTGCGGCTCATGTTCTTGGGTATACAGGAGAAATGAACGATGAAGAGTTAGCGAAAAAGCGTAGTGAAGGGTATCGCTTAGGAGATGTAATTGGCAAAATGGGTGTAGAATCCGCGTTTGAACAGCAGCTACGCGGAGAATGGGGCGGTCAACAGGTTGAAGTTGATGGCGCTGGGCGAATTTTGCGACTTTTGGGCGAAAAACCAGCTAAACCAGGGCGCGATGTCCATTTAACGATTGATTTGAACGTACAAAAAGCTGCGGAAGCGGCGTTAGGACAACGTCAAGGTGCGATCGTCGCCCTCGATCCTAACAATGGTGAAGTCTTAGCAATGGTCAGTCGCCCTGCGTTCGATCCTAATATTTTTTCTAAACGCGTAACTCCTGAAATATGGCAGCAGCTACAAAGTAAACAACATCCCTTTGTTAACCGCGCTTTACAAAGCTTTCCGCCAGCCAGTACGTTTAAAGTTATTACAACCACGGCGGGAATTGAATCAGGAAAATTTGCGCCTAACGCAACGTTACCAACGTATGGTTGCATGAATATCGGTGGAACGACGTTTTGCGATTGGAATCGTGCAGGATTTGGTCGTTTGGGGTTTGTCGGGGCGCTAGCGTGGAGTAGCAATACATTTTTTTATCAAATTGGTCGAGAAATTGGTGGAGCAACACTAATCGACTGGACGCGCCGTTATGGTTTTGGTAAGAAAACGGGGATTGAATTAGCATCCGAAGAATCAGCAGGGTTAGTCGCGGACGATTCCTGGAAACAGAAAAATCTCAATTTACCTTGGAGTGTCGGCGACACCGTTAATATGTCAATTGGGCAAGGATTTTTGCAAGTCACGCCGTTACAACTGGCGGTGATGTTTGCTGTCCCTGCTAACGGTGGCGATCGCGTTCAACCGCATTTATTAAAAGACAATGAAGTCTCAAAATGGCGCGAATCATTGAATTTAAAACCAGAAACGGTGCGCGTACTGCGTCAAGGATTACGCCAAGTCATTTCTGGCGGTACAGGACAAGTTCTTAATGTACCAACACTTCCACCTGTTGCTGGTAAAAGTGGGACTGCGCAAACTTTTCGCAAGCAGGCTCATGCTTGGTTTGGTGCTTACGCCCCTGCGGATAAACCAGAAATTGTTGTTGTCGCGTTTGCGGAACATTCCGGCGGTGGCGGTGGTAAAGTTGCTGCACCAATGGTGTTAAAGGTGTTAGAAGCGTATTTCAAGAAGTAA
- a CDS encoding photosystem II reaction center protein K has translation MEAAMLLAKLPEAYSILDPLVDVLPIIPVFFLLLAFVWQAAIGFK, from the coding sequence ATGGAAGCTGCAATGTTGTTAGCAAAACTCCCAGAGGCTTATTCAATTCTAGATCCCTTGGTAGACGTTCTTCCTATTATTCCAGTATTTTTCTTGTTGCTCGCGTTTGTGTGGCAAGCAGCTATCGGCTTTAAGTAA
- a CDS encoding AEC family transporter produces the protein MNLIAIYAPLIGLVLLGLILGRYLPKVVATRVGQFLFWVGVPISIMAFLRQADLSGQVWIAPAIAWIAMILGVVFAAIGIHFRRYVQTNAIPWRRPTQGSFLLAAMVGNTGYLGYPITLAIAGTQYFGFALFYDLLGTTLGAYGLGVAMAARYGGSVHNYRELAQAILINPSLWSFGFGFFFRRVSLQASAAAILQGSAWTMVALSLVLIGMRLSQLHSWHSLPRASASLLIKMLLVPLILGSGLSLLGINGITRLVLVLQTAMPPAFATLVIAEAYDLDRDLAVTALAVGTIGILFLLPIWIYLFG, from the coding sequence ATGAACCTCATTGCCATCTACGCACCACTCATCGGATTAGTTTTATTAGGATTAATACTCGGACGATATTTGCCAAAAGTTGTTGCGACGCGTGTAGGTCAATTTCTGTTTTGGGTGGGCGTACCTATCAGTATTATGGCATTTTTGCGCCAAGCAGACCTATCAGGACAAGTTTGGATTGCACCGGCGATCGCCTGGATTGCCATGATCCTCGGAGTCGTTTTTGCTGCAATAGGAATTCACTTTCGGCGATACGTGCAAACAAATGCCATACCTTGGCGGCGACCGACTCAAGGTAGTTTTCTGTTAGCCGCAATGGTGGGAAATACAGGTTATCTTGGTTATCCGATTACGCTAGCGATCGCAGGTACGCAATATTTTGGTTTTGCCTTATTTTACGATTTACTAGGAACAACGCTTGGAGCTTATGGCTTGGGTGTTGCTATGGCAGCGCGGTATGGGGGTAGCGTTCACAATTATCGGGAACTTGCACAAGCGATTTTAATTAATCCCTCATTGTGGAGTTTTGGGTTTGGCTTCTTTTTTCGGCGAGTCTCCTTACAAGCATCCGCTGCTGCAATTCTTCAAGGATCAGCTTGGACAATGGTAGCGCTATCTTTAGTTTTGATTGGGATGCGGCTTAGCCAGTTGCATTCTTGGCACAGTCTACCTCGTGCTTCAGCGAGCTTACTGATTAAAATGCTGTTAGTCCCACTCATCCTAGGCAGCGGCTTATCGCTGTTGGGGATTAATGGTATCACTCGGCTTGTTTTAGTTTTGCAAACCGCAATGCCACCAGCTTTTGCTACGCTTGTCATTGCCGAAGCTTATGACCTCGATCGCGATTTAGCCGTGACAGCGCTTGCTGTTGGTACAATTGGTATTCTGTTTTTGCTACCAATTTGGATTTATCTATTTGGTTGA
- a CDS encoding M15 family metallopeptidase has translation MNTEFSKRKGQNLTTHSGDDIPEALRDDRAVVTKPRKRSPALILSLLGLGAIAAVSGVFYFNAVQKNAAPVPAIVASPSPTQSAAPVNPPDDDSELLLGHFAYEEAPQSELEPVTSDGRIKLRSSAAKQFKAMVAAARADGVRLVPISGFRSTNEQEHLFFDVKAQRGQATTKRASVSAPPGYSEHHTGYAVDIGDANVPATNLSTAFENTKAFKWLEQNAARFSFELSFPQDNPQGISYEPWHWRYVGDRHSLETFYRARNIKPTP, from the coding sequence GTGAACACTGAATTTTCTAAAAGAAAAGGACAAAATTTGACAACTCACTCAGGAGATGATATTCCAGAAGCTTTGCGGGACGATCGCGCTGTTGTTACTAAACCTCGCAAAAGATCGCCAGCGTTGATTTTGAGCTTACTCGGTTTAGGTGCGATCGCAGCTGTTAGCGGTGTCTTTTATTTCAATGCAGTACAAAAAAATGCGGCTCCTGTGCCCGCGATCGTTGCTAGTCCATCCCCTACACAATCTGCTGCACCTGTCAACCCCCCAGACGACGATTCTGAATTACTTTTAGGGCATTTTGCCTATGAGGAAGCGCCGCAATCTGAACTAGAACCGGTTACGTCTGACGGGCGGATTAAACTGCGATCATCCGCAGCCAAGCAATTTAAGGCTATGGTAGCAGCCGCTAGGGCTGATGGCGTGCGATTAGTCCCAATTTCGGGCTTTCGCTCCACAAACGAGCAAGAACACCTCTTTTTTGACGTGAAAGCGCAACGCGGACAAGCAACAACAAAACGCGCCAGTGTCAGTGCGCCGCCAGGCTACAGCGAACATCATACCGGATACGCGGTTGATATTGGTGATGCCAACGTCCCCGCCACAAACTTAAGTACCGCGTTTGAGAATACTAAAGCTTTTAAATGGCTCGAACAAAATGCTGCACGTTTTAGCTTTGAACTCTCATTTCCGCAAGATAATCCTCAAGGGATAAGTTATGAGCCTTGGCACTGGAGATACGTAGGCGATCGCCACAGCTTAGAAACATTCTACAGAGCGCGTAATATCAAACCAACTCCTTAA
- a CDS encoding helix-turn-helix domain-containing protein, with product MSSDRYEEAKQLFGNRVQALRRERGITQEQLSESIDKSVEHISYIERGERAASFETILDIAEALKVSVPYLMNVTPQTEISTNFLTELQTPVVPPSLVEPVEEPINTTKERRSDLERLQTALEAIQELQTLANEYGINDVFQDNGGKVLQVLILLGLRISPGCEGNDAIDAEGHKYELKTINKLLSRSVTTHHHLNLDILAKYRAVKAWYIAVYEGIVLKAIYRVAPTSLESKFSYWESRIFEGMKSINNPKIPLALIEKEGKLVYPRQGEQKLKTIC from the coding sequence ATGAGTTCTGACAGATATGAAGAAGCTAAACAGCTTTTTGGAAACAGAGTTCAAGCACTTCGTAGAGAAAGAGGAATAACGCAGGAACAACTTTCAGAGTCTATCGATAAATCAGTTGAGCATATCAGCTACATAGAACGTGGTGAACGCGCTGCATCCTTTGAGACAATTTTAGATATTGCTGAAGCTCTGAAAGTATCAGTACCGTACTTAATGAATGTCACACCTCAAACAGAAATTAGTACAAACTTTCTTACGGAATTACAGACTCCGGTAGTTCCTCCTTCTCTTGTTGAACCTGTTGAAGAACCGATTAACACAACTAAAGAACGTCGCTCGGATTTAGAAAGATTGCAGACTGCACTTGAAGCTATACAAGAATTACAGACCCTTGCCAACGAGTACGGTATCAATGATGTTTTTCAGGATAATGGAGGCAAAGTTCTTCAAGTTTTGATCTTGCTTGGCTTGCGGATATCACCTGGATGTGAAGGAAATGATGCGATTGATGCAGAAGGACATAAATATGAACTAAAAACAATTAATAAACTTTTGAGTAGGAGTGTGACTACACATCATCATCTTAACCTTGATATTTTAGCTAAATATCGTGCGGTAAAAGCTTGGTATATTGCTGTTTATGAAGGAATAGTATTGAAAGCTATATACAGAGTTGCTCCTACTTCGCTTGAATCGAAGTTTAGTTACTGGGAATCTAGGATTTTTGAAGGAATGAAATCTATTAATAATCCTAAAATTCCTTTAGCGTTAATTGAGAAAGAAGGTAAACTAGTTTATCCTAGGCAAGGTGAACAAAAACTTAAAACAATTTGCTAA
- a CDS encoding glutathione S-transferase family protein: MLKLYGGARSRASIVQWYLEELAVPYEFVLLDMQAGEHRQADFLATNPMGKVPAIVDGDFQLWESGAILLYLAEKYGKEISSPEERAIAAQWVLFANATLGPGIFVEASRDREMPRLLTPLNEILSRQPFLLGDSFSVTDVAVGSMLCYIPIMLKLDLSNYPDVLNYMKRLSERPAFQKSIGNRS; encoded by the coding sequence ATGCTCAAACTCTATGGTGGCGCGCGTAGCCGTGCGTCGATTGTTCAATGGTATTTGGAAGAATTAGCCGTTCCTTACGAATTTGTCTTGCTGGATATGCAAGCTGGAGAACACCGCCAAGCTGATTTTCTCGCGACCAACCCGATGGGCAAAGTTCCGGCGATTGTTGATGGAGATTTTCAACTTTGGGAATCTGGCGCAATTTTATTGTATCTTGCTGAAAAATATGGTAAAGAAATTTCGTCACCTGAAGAACGGGCAATTGCCGCACAATGGGTGCTATTTGCTAATGCTACGCTAGGACCTGGAATTTTTGTCGAAGCGAGCCGCGATCGCGAAATGCCTCGCTTATTAACACCATTGAACGAAATTTTGTCTCGACAACCGTTTTTACTAGGCGATTCTTTTAGCGTTACCGATGTTGCCGTCGGTTCGATGCTTTGCTACATCCCAATTATGCTCAAGTTAGACCTTAGCAACTATCCTGATGTTCTCAATTATATGAAACGATTATCAGAACGACCTGCTTTTCAAAAATCTATTGGCAATCGCAGTTAA
- a CDS encoding MFS transporter, producing MSESSPEAYPAKSQLSEKLNLKTKLAYGAGDLGPAITANITAFFLLVFFTNVAGISPGLAGAILLIGKIWDAINDPIVGVWSDRTVSRWGRRLPWLFWGAIPFGIFYVLQWVIPQFSTNPTAQQWGLFWYYVIISIFLNAMYTVVNLPYTALTAEITQDYNERTSLTSFRFAFSIGGSIISVILAQIVFSSIPDPRQQYFVLAIAIGVLAVLPLYWCVWGTRDRVVALEAQRRDHYSTEESLPYLQQLKIVFSNRPFLFVIGIYLFSWLAVQVTAAIIPYFVVNVMGLSDTAVPTVIIAVQGTALLMLFVWSYISERLGKKAVYFMGMSLWIIAQIGLFFLQPGQLTFMYVLAVLAGFGVSTAYLIPWSMMPDVIELDELRTGQRREGIFYGFMVLLQKFGLAFGLFLLGVILEWSGFQESVPGQPIPVQPESALQAIRFAIAPIPTLCLILGLVLAYFYPITREVHAQILLQLKERDRGSS from the coding sequence ATGAGTGAATCATCTCCTGAAGCCTATCCTGCCAAATCACAGTTAAGTGAAAAGCTGAATTTAAAAACAAAATTAGCTTACGGCGCAGGAGATTTAGGTCCAGCAATTACCGCAAATATTACCGCATTTTTTTTATTAGTATTTTTTACCAATGTTGCGGGAATTAGCCCTGGGTTAGCGGGTGCTATTTTACTGATTGGTAAAATTTGGGATGCGATTAACGATCCGATTGTCGGCGTGTGGAGCGATCGCACAGTATCGCGCTGGGGTCGTCGTTTACCTTGGCTATTTTGGGGCGCGATTCCCTTTGGCATTTTCTACGTTTTGCAGTGGGTAATTCCACAATTTAGTACAAATCCCACCGCGCAACAGTGGGGCTTGTTTTGGTACTACGTGATCATTTCAATTTTTTTGAATGCGATGTATACCGTTGTGAATCTCCCTTATACTGCACTCACTGCCGAAATTACCCAAGATTACAACGAACGCACGAGTTTGACGAGTTTTCGCTTTGCTTTTTCGATTGGTGGTAGTATTATTTCGGTTATACTGGCACAAATTGTCTTTTCCTCAATTCCCGATCCGCGACAGCAGTATTTCGTCTTAGCGATCGCGATTGGTGTTTTAGCTGTATTACCTTTGTATTGGTGCGTTTGGGGAACGCGCGATCGCGTGGTTGCACTTGAAGCCCAGCGTCGCGATCATTATTCTACTGAAGAATCCCTTCCTTATTTACAGCAACTAAAAATCGTTTTCAGCAATCGTCCATTTTTATTTGTTATCGGTATTTATCTCTTTTCTTGGTTAGCTGTACAGGTCACAGCCGCAATCATTCCCTACTTTGTTGTCAATGTTATGGGTTTAAGTGACACCGCAGTTCCCACAGTTATTATTGCGGTTCAAGGAACAGCGTTACTGATGCTATTTGTCTGGAGCTATATTAGCGAACGTCTTGGCAAGAAAGCTGTATATTTCATGGGTATGAGTTTGTGGATTATTGCCCAAATTGGACTATTTTTCTTACAACCAGGACAGTTAACGTTTATGTACGTCCTCGCAGTGTTAGCAGGCTTTGGTGTTTCCACTGCATATCTGATACCATGGTCGATGATGCCGGATGTGATCGAACTTGATGAGTTAAGAACCGGACAACGCCGCGAAGGAATTTTTTACGGTTTCATGGTATTACTACAAAAATTTGGCTTAGCATTCGGCTTATTTTTGTTAGGAGTTATCCTTGAATGGTCGGGTTTTCAAGAAAGCGTTCCAGGACAACCAATTCCCGTACAACCTGAAAGTGCATTGCAAGCAATTCGTTTTGCGATCGCTCCTATTCCCACACTTTGCCTCATCTTGGGTTTGGTTTTAGCGTATTTTTATCCCATCACCCGCGAAGTTCACGCACAGATTTTATTGCAGTTAAAAGAACGCGATCGAGGTAGTAGCTAA
- a CDS encoding tetratricopeptide repeat protein: protein MNSQSLKSPQAYQHQRQPVTWKQDSLASQSQILPDKFLRSYARSKAQQGDYTEAIALLDQLITRHPEDAIDYNNRGLIYFQSGQLCPALADYNTAIQLKPTLASAYNNRANCYAACGQLTEALADYDTAIDLNPSYVRAWINRGITLRELGQYEQAIENFDIAEILGQLPANIYAERGRTYHLWGDWNLAIADYRRALELISEDDLRLRYQVENWLALLIKS, encoded by the coding sequence ATGAATAGTCAATCATTAAAATCGCCTCAAGCTTATCAACATCAACGCCAACCAGTCACCTGGAAGCAAGATTCGTTGGCATCTCAGTCACAAATATTGCCAGATAAGTTTTTACGTAGTTATGCGCGCTCCAAGGCGCAACAAGGAGACTATACAGAAGCGATCGCTTTACTCGATCAGCTAATTACCCGCCATCCAGAAGATGCGATTGACTACAACAATCGCGGGTTAATTTATTTCCAAAGCGGGCAATTGTGTCCGGCACTTGCTGATTATAACACCGCAATTCAACTCAAACCGACATTAGCTAGTGCTTATAACAATCGCGCGAATTGTTATGCTGCGTGTGGGCAATTAACAGAAGCACTCGCCGACTATGATACAGCGATTGACCTCAATCCTAGTTATGTGCGAGCTTGGATCAACCGTGGAATTACATTACGCGAATTAGGACAATACGAACAAGCTATTGAAAACTTTGATATTGCTGAAATTTTAGGTCAATTGCCCGCAAACATTTACGCTGAACGCGGTCGGACGTACCATCTATGGGGAGACTGGAATTTAGCGATCGCTGACTATCGTCGTGCGCTTGAGTTAATATCAGAAGACGATCTACGCCTGCGTTACCAAGTCGAAAATTGGTTGGCGCTGTTAATTAAAAGTTAG
- a CDS encoding PIN domain-containing protein, which translates to MPVPQIIIDTNVLIAELRSRNGSAFQLLKLVGSQQFDIHLSVPLVLEYE; encoded by the coding sequence ATGCCTGTTCCACAAATTATCATTGACACTAACGTACTAATTGCTGAACTACGTTCCAGAAATGGTAGTGCTTTTCAGCTACTAAAGCTTGTTGGTAGTCAGCAATTTGATATTCATCTTTCCGTACCACTAGTTCTAGAGTATGAATAA
- a CDS encoding type II toxin-antitoxin system Phd/YefM family antitoxin encodes MKTVGSYEAKTHLPRLLEEVEKGETIVITRHGVPIAQLTSSTAASKITIAQAIEQLRSLRQEIALDRISVRDMIAEGRRF; translated from the coding sequence ATGAAGACCGTTGGTTCCTACGAGGCAAAAACTCACTTACCCCGACTGCTAGAAGAAGTCGAAAAAGGTGAAACGATTGTTATTACTCGACACGGAGTCCCGATTGCGCAACTGACATCATCAACAGCCGCTTCTAAAATAACAATTGCACAGGCGATTGAACAGTTGCGATCGCTTCGGCAGGAGATTGCATTAGACAGGATATCTGTGAGAGACATGATCGCAGAGGGAAGACGATTTTGA
- a CDS encoding phosphoribosyltransferase: MANFYVSWSDYNQTIEQLAVKIYQSNWHFNQIVCLARGGLRVGDVLSRIYKQPLAILSTSSYTGAGKQTRGELVFARSLTMTTPEIGSHILLVDDLVDSGVTLQQTIPWLNENFGDRIQEIRTAVLWYKACSVIVPDYYVDYLPDNPWIHQPFEHYEKMEPAELAASYESASTK, translated from the coding sequence ATGGCAAACTTTTACGTTTCTTGGTCAGATTACAACCAGACAATTGAACAGCTAGCCGTTAAAATTTATCAATCAAATTGGCACTTCAACCAAATTGTCTGTCTCGCGCGCGGTGGATTGCGCGTTGGCGATGTTCTGTCGCGGATCTACAAGCAACCGCTAGCAATTTTATCAACTTCCTCCTATACTGGCGCGGGTAAGCAGACGCGGGGGGAACTGGTTTTTGCCCGTAGCTTGACGATGACAACTCCCGAAATCGGTTCGCATATTCTGTTAGTTGACGACCTCGTTGATTCGGGTGTGACACTGCAACAAACCATTCCTTGGTTAAACGAAAACTTTGGCGATCGCATCCAGGAGATTCGTACCGCTGTATTGTGGTACAAAGCTTGTTCAGTCATCGTTCCAGATTACTATGTAGATTACTTACCTGATAACCCGTGGATTCACCAACCGTTTGAACACTACGAAAAAATGGAACCCGCAGAACTTGCGGCGAGTTATGAATCGGCTTCAACCAAATAG
- a CDS encoding type II toxin-antitoxin system VapC family toxin has product MSQFVLDCSVTMSWCLIDETNSYADAVLNSFNTDGVEALTPQLWSLEVANVLLVAERRGRITQAQTTRVITLLQALPIVIDLQTAQRAMGDTLALGRSLIISAYDAAYLELAMREGLPLATIDERLAKVANSCGVQTYLSVT; this is encoded by the coding sequence TTGAGTCAATTTGTTTTAGACTGCTCGGTAACGATGAGTTGGTGTTTGATTGACGAGACGAACAGTTATGCCGATGCAGTCTTAAATTCGTTTAATACAGATGGAGTAGAAGCACTAACGCCACAGTTGTGGTCATTAGAAGTTGCGAACGTGTTGCTAGTTGCTGAGCGTCGAGGAAGAATAACGCAAGCACAAACAACTAGAGTCATTACTCTACTACAAGCATTGCCAATTGTTATCGATTTACAAACCGCACAACGCGCTATGGGAGATACGCTAGCATTAGGTCGAAGTCTAATCATCTCTGCTTACGATGCTGCTTATCTAGAGTTAGCAATGCGGGAAGGTTTACCACTAGCCACTATAGACGAGCGGCTAGCTAAAGTTGCCAATAGTTGTGGCGTACAGACGTACCTATCTGTAACTTAA